The Candidatus Hydrogenedentota bacterium genome has a window encoding:
- a CDS encoding heparinase II/III family protein, which yields MPLGAAGPVLLPELAAKTPGEWLETSHGAALLRWARAADAVRTIPETTYTLYRRFRVAGERFPYERPYFEKRTLLTQSVLSAWADPSEERINRVSDLLWNICEESTWVLPAHESKGKGYIDLFAAETGCELAHVLSLLGENLNDEIRARVRDEIRARICDPYLKHAGEYSWGGGRNNWTGVCAGSVGQVFLLLEDDPGRLENAITSVITQLDRFIANAFEADGGCLEGIGYWNYGLIHFVGFAEMLRERTKGAMDLMANPKLAAIARYPLAAYLGNGLYASFADAEERSSVRPFLAARFAERHGATALLGLASDMTDWRLSSSLRNLAWWDGADAPEPALEDVFMPVSGIARFILAPFALAIKAGHNDEPHNHNDVGSFILAVDGRVFLCDPGRGLYSASYFGGKRYDNVFANSYGHSVPRIGGALQARGREHCGTMERTGEKSVHIRFEKAYDVPGLAEASRTAT from the coding sequence ATGCCATTAGGCGCGGCCGGACCGGTTCTGCTTCCCGAACTGGCGGCAAAAACACCGGGGGAATGGTTAGAAACTTCGCACGGGGCCGCACTGCTACGATGGGCTCGCGCGGCGGATGCCGTCCGTACCATTCCCGAAACGACGTACACATTATATCGCCGATTTCGCGTGGCGGGTGAACGTTTTCCCTATGAGAGGCCCTATTTTGAAAAACGCACCCTGCTTACCCAGTCGGTTTTAAGCGCATGGGCTGATCCGTCTGAGGAACGCATCAACCGGGTCAGCGATCTGCTCTGGAACATCTGCGAGGAGAGCACGTGGGTGTTGCCCGCGCACGAGTCCAAGGGCAAGGGATATATAGACCTTTTCGCCGCGGAAACCGGATGCGAACTCGCCCATGTGTTGTCGTTGTTGGGCGAAAACCTGAACGACGAGATACGGGCGCGCGTCCGCGACGAGATACGTGCGCGCATTTGCGATCCGTATCTCAAGCACGCCGGTGAATACTCATGGGGCGGCGGCCGCAACAACTGGACCGGTGTTTGCGCGGGATCCGTCGGCCAGGTTTTTCTGTTGTTGGAGGACGACCCCGGACGACTCGAAAATGCAATCACATCGGTCATTACGCAACTGGATCGGTTCATCGCAAATGCCTTCGAGGCGGACGGCGGCTGTCTGGAGGGAATCGGGTACTGGAATTACGGACTGATTCATTTCGTGGGATTTGCCGAAATGCTGCGGGAACGGACCAAGGGCGCCATGGACCTGATGGCCAATCCGAAGCTGGCGGCCATCGCGCGTTATCCGCTTGCGGCCTATCTCGGCAACGGGCTGTATGCCAGTTTCGCCGATGCCGAGGAGCGATCCTCGGTCCGCCCGTTCCTCGCCGCGCGGTTTGCGGAACGGCACGGCGCGACCGCCTTGCTGGGGCTTGCGTCAGACATGACCGACTGGCGTCTGAGTTCGTCGTTGCGCAATCTTGCGTGGTGGGACGGCGCCGACGCGCCCGAGCCGGCGCTTGAAGACGTTTTCATGCCCGTTTCCGGCATTGCGCGTTTCATCTTGGCGCCGTTTGCGCTGGCCATTAAGGCAGGGCATAACGACGAGCCGCATAACCATAATGACGTCGGCAGTTTTATCCTCGCCGTTGATGGCCGGGTGTTTCTTTGCGATCCGGGACGTGGCCTTTATAGTGCGAGCTATTTCGGCGGAAAACGCTACGATAACGTCTTTGCAAATTCCTATGGGCACAGCGTTCCCCGCATCGGCGGCGCTTTGCAGGCGCGAGGCAGGGAACATTGCGGAACCATGGAGCGCACGGGTGAAAAAAGCGTTCATATCCGCTTTGAAAAGGCCTACGATGTCCCCGGACTGGCCGAGGCCTCGCGGACGGCCAC
- a CDS encoding glycoside hydrolase family 99-like domain-containing protein has product MWMMALAGAIVSAGMAELPEWTFDTDAQGWTANAYLANVSVENGKLCADAIDRDPFFSISGLEFEAKPWQYVAIRLIANQDGQGELFWTGETTGPHGGFSQEKSLRFNVEGNGQTQDIIIAPFWQTEKTIRQLRLDLYNGAHFEIDKIRIAEWGGGAAPSDSTFEWTFNGDVTPWTISPKSSDLYSPPLNLAVHDKGWISVTLQADSDGVGAILWGAEGVVGPQSAEFNVRGGPEPRIYNVEMQGIPEWRDGVHAIGIRLPKGKVKLDAIAVVGEPRGPAELAVTYLGFENALSRTSTPCRILARVANIGAAKSEPTPARMVVSPDLRFVPGSTPESEVPPLEYGESASLFWTVSTPIAMEHRVYLRVGTGKTVEGKLNFTKSMFLNKADYPPRPVPVKSDVDVCAYYFPGWDSDAKWDCIRRTAPIRKPALGYYDESKPECVDWQIKWAVENGISCFLVDWYWCQGGQSLTHWFEAYRKARYRDMLKVAIMWANHNPPNTHSAEDWRAVTKEWIDRYFNLPAYYRIEGKPAVFIWAPSNVRRDLGGSDAVKQAMNESQEMARAAGYDGITFVAMGYDFSQAGIKNLENEGYTGITTYHEWGGDHDRAMALKRMPYLNVVRGSKIEWDRKNAQAKPLAYYPVVDTGWDSRPWHGDKAFVIEGRTALLFEQLLESAHAFAIENNKPLVVLGPVNEWGEGSYIEPCVEFGFDMLEAVRRVFGVGNARLWPVNVGPADIGLGPYDYPARPSVSAWTFDTPDAGWKAMMGVANVRCEDGKLLFDTTNDDPALVVETHGIKAAQFTKATFNMQLEGALKPDARAQLFWSISSAATSEAASASFPLIADGQMHLYTVDLKACPRWRGNITALRFDPCGDRGVRVAIDDIQLMP; this is encoded by the coding sequence ATGTGGATGATGGCGTTGGCGGGTGCAATCGTGTCGGCAGGCATGGCCGAATTGCCTGAATGGACCTTCGATACCGACGCGCAGGGCTGGACGGCGAATGCCTATCTGGCGAATGTGTCCGTCGAAAACGGCAAACTCTGCGCGGATGCTATTGACCGGGATCCGTTCTTTTCGATATCCGGGTTGGAATTCGAGGCCAAGCCGTGGCAATACGTGGCGATTCGGCTGATCGCAAACCAGGATGGCCAGGGTGAATTGTTCTGGACAGGCGAAACAACTGGACCGCACGGGGGATTCAGCCAGGAGAAAAGCCTCCGGTTCAACGTGGAAGGCAATGGGCAGACCCAGGATATCATCATCGCGCCGTTCTGGCAGACGGAAAAGACCATCCGGCAACTCCGGCTGGATCTCTACAATGGCGCGCATTTCGAGATTGACAAGATTCGAATTGCCGAATGGGGCGGCGGGGCGGCTCCCTCGGATTCCACCTTCGAATGGACCTTCAACGGTGATGTGACGCCGTGGACCATAAGTCCAAAATCGTCTGATCTCTACTCCCCGCCGCTCAACCTGGCCGTGCACGACAAGGGCTGGATTTCGGTCACGTTGCAAGCGGATTCGGACGGAGTGGGGGCGATCCTTTGGGGGGCCGAGGGCGTGGTGGGGCCGCAGTCGGCGGAATTCAATGTGCGCGGCGGTCCCGAACCGCGCATCTACAACGTGGAAATGCAGGGAATCCCGGAATGGCGCGACGGCGTTCATGCCATCGGCATCCGGCTGCCGAAAGGCAAGGTGAAACTCGATGCGATCGCCGTTGTAGGCGAACCCCGGGGACCGGCCGAGTTGGCCGTCACTTATCTCGGATTTGAAAATGCCTTGAGCCGCACCAGCACGCCCTGCCGCATCTTGGCTAGGGTAGCCAATATCGGCGCCGCGAAAAGCGAGCCCACGCCAGCGCGCATGGTTGTTTCGCCCGACTTGCGTTTCGTGCCGGGATCCACGCCCGAAAGCGAAGTGCCGCCGCTGGAGTACGGCGAATCCGCGTCGTTGTTCTGGACCGTTTCGACCCCGATAGCCATGGAACACCGCGTGTATCTTCGCGTCGGCACGGGCAAGACCGTCGAGGGTAAACTCAATTTTACCAAGTCCATGTTTCTGAACAAGGCCGACTATCCCCCGCGGCCCGTGCCGGTCAAGAGCGACGTGGATGTCTGCGCCTATTATTTTCCGGGATGGGATTCCGACGCGAAATGGGATTGCATCCGGCGCACGGCGCCGATTCGCAAGCCCGCGCTGGGCTATTATGACGAATCGAAACCCGAATGCGTGGACTGGCAGATCAAGTGGGCCGTTGAGAACGGGATCTCGTGTTTTCTCGTGGACTGGTATTGGTGCCAAGGCGGCCAGAGTCTCACGCATTGGTTCGAAGCCTACAGAAAAGCCCGTTACCGCGACATGCTCAAAGTCGCCATCATGTGGGCAAACCATAATCCGCCCAACACGCATTCCGCCGAAGACTGGCGCGCCGTAACAAAAGAATGGATTGACCGGTATTTCAACCTGCCGGCGTATTACCGCATCGAGGGCAAGCCGGCTGTGTTCATTTGGGCGCCGTCGAATGTCCGCCGCGATCTAGGCGGTTCCGATGCGGTCAAACAGGCCATGAACGAATCGCAGGAGATGGCGCGGGCGGCCGGTTACGATGGGATTACGTTCGTGGCCATGGGCTACGATTTTTCGCAGGCCGGCATAAAAAATCTTGAAAATGAGGGATATACCGGCATTACGACGTACCACGAGTGGGGCGGCGATCATGACCGCGCCATGGCCCTGAAGCGAATGCCGTATCTCAATGTCGTTCGGGGATCGAAGATTGAATGGGATAGGAAAAACGCGCAAGCCAAACCCTTGGCCTATTATCCCGTCGTGGACACGGGCTGGGATTCCCGTCCGTGGCATGGCGACAAGGCGTTCGTGATCGAAGGCCGCACGGCGCTCCTGTTCGAGCAACTCCTGGAATCCGCCCATGCGTTTGCCATCGAAAACAACAAGCCGCTTGTTGTGCTAGGCCCGGTGAACGAGTGGGGGGAGGGCAGTTATATCGAACCGTGCGTCGAATTCGGTTTCGACATGCTGGAAGCCGTGCGGCGCGTCTTCGGCGTGGGCAATGCTCGGCTCTGGCCCGTCAATGTGGGACCGGCCGATATCGGTCTTGGACCATACGACTATCCCGCGCGCCCGTCCGTCAGCGCGTGGACCTTCGACACACCCGATGCCGGCTGGAAAGCCATGATGGGCGTGGCGAATGTGCGCTGTGAAGACGGCAAACTCCTTTTCGACACGACCAACGACGATCCCGCCCTCGTCGTGGAAACCCATGGAATCAAGGCCGCCCAATTCACGAAGGCCACGTTCAACATGCAACTGGAGGGCGCGCTGAAACCCGATGCCCGCGCGCAACTGTTCTGGTCAATCAGCAGCGCGGCCACCAGCGAAGCCGCCAGCGCCTCGTTTCCGCTCATTGCCGACGGCCAAATGCACCTCTATACCGTGGATCTCAAGGCATGTCCCCGCTGGCGCGGCAATATTACCGCGCTCCGTTTCGATCCCTGTGGCGACAGGGGCGTCCGCGTCGCCATTGATGACATCCAGTTGATGCCGTGA
- the larE gene encoding ATP-dependent sacrificial sulfur transferase LarE, which yields MNRDWLETALQKETLLKDLLSAQGAIVVAYSGGVDSTYLADVAHETLGDRARLALADSPSIPRSELEEARALAAARGWNLVVLKTAEFDKDEFLRNDGRRCYVCKGELFEQMNVFARSEGISCIAYGETADDSADATRLGRLAAREHRALAPLQTVGLVKDEIRVLSRRRGLPTWNKASFACLASRVPKGSRIDAESLARIEQAEEALKNLGFHQYRARHHGDLCRIEVDANELARAVDPAVRETILRELRNAGYRHVTLDLAGYRTGSTAT from the coding sequence ATGAATCGCGATTGGCTGGAAACGGCTCTGCAAAAGGAAACGCTGCTCAAGGATCTGCTCTCGGCCCAAGGAGCAATCGTCGTGGCGTATTCGGGCGGCGTGGATTCGACTTATCTGGCCGACGTTGCGCACGAGACGCTCGGCGATCGCGCACGGTTGGCGCTGGCGGACTCGCCAAGCATCCCGCGCTCGGAATTGGAGGAGGCCCGCGCGCTGGCGGCCGCACGCGGCTGGAATCTTGTCGTCCTGAAGACGGCCGAATTCGACAAGGACGAGTTTCTTCGCAACGACGGCCGCCGCTGTTATGTCTGCAAGGGCGAACTGTTCGAACAAATGAATGTGTTCGCGCGGTCCGAAGGCATTTCCTGCATCGCATACGGTGAAACGGCGGACGATTCCGCCGACGCCACCCGACTGGGCCGGCTGGCCGCCCGTGAACATCGGGCGCTTGCGCCGTTGCAGACGGTCGGACTTGTCAAGGATGAAATTCGCGTGCTCAGCCGTCGGCGCGGGCTGCCCACGTGGAACAAGGCGTCCTTCGCATGTCTGGCATCCCGCGTACCAAAAGGATCACGGATCGACGCCGAATCGCTGGCGCGCATCGAACAGGCGGAAGAGGCGCTCAAGAATCTGGGATTCCACCAGTACCGGGCGCGGCATCACGGGGACCTCTGCCGCATCGAAGTGGACGCCAACGAACTCGCGCGGGCCGTGGATCCCGCCGTTCGCGAAACGATTCTGCGCGAATTGCGCAATGCGGGCTACCGGCACGTCACGCTCGACTTGGCCGGCTACCGAACCGGCAGCACCGCGACGTGA
- the dnaA gene encoding chromosomal replication initiator protein DnaA — protein MPSKEANTWELAQDYLQQVLDEHSYKNWFSQTRYESYADGELVVSVPSQFFADWLRDHYLDTITESVRKVIPDFREVRFSPSRQAVSAPAEERPVAPRHVPAPASPPVRGFNPRYTFERFVVGAGNRFAHAAAQAVADNPARAYNPLFLYGGTGLGKTHLMQAIGHAVLQRDPNANVVFISSEDFTNQLIASIAKKATQKFRATYRKADVLLIDDVHFIAGKEATQEEFFHTFNALFERHKQIVLSSDRSPKEIQGIEERLISRFGWGLITDIQAPDIETRIAILQSKAAEESVIVPAEVLKCIAMHISTNIRELEGALITVVAYSKLTGRRITIEMVEDVLADLIGKEKIKPITIEAVQRAVADHFDVRIADLCGRNRQRMVAFPRQVAMYLCKTLIPSLSLNEVGEAFGGKDHTTVLYACQKLAKEIEKSPTTRQVVQHLQKTLRP, from the coding sequence ATGCCGTCGAAAGAGGCGAACACTTGGGAACTGGCGCAGGATTATCTACAACAGGTACTTGACGAACACAGCTATAAAAACTGGTTTTCCCAGACACGGTACGAATCGTATGCCGATGGCGAATTGGTGGTAAGCGTACCGAGCCAGTTTTTTGCGGACTGGCTTCGGGATCATTATCTCGACACGATTACGGAAAGTGTTCGGAAAGTCATTCCGGATTTCCGCGAGGTGCGCTTTTCGCCGTCCCGGCAGGCCGTCTCGGCGCCGGCGGAAGAGCGACCGGTCGCGCCTCGTCATGTGCCGGCCCCGGCTTCCCCGCCTGTGCGGGGATTCAATCCCCGCTACACGTTCGAGCGGTTCGTGGTGGGCGCGGGCAACCGGTTTGCGCACGCGGCGGCGCAGGCCGTGGCCGACAATCCGGCGCGGGCGTACAATCCCCTTTTCTTGTACGGCGGCACGGGACTCGGAAAGACGCACCTGATGCAGGCCATCGGGCATGCTGTCTTGCAGCGCGATCCGAATGCAAACGTCGTGTTCATTTCCTCGGAGGACTTCACCAACCAGTTGATCGCGAGCATTGCCAAAAAAGCGACACAGAAATTCCGGGCAACGTACCGCAAGGCGGATGTGCTGCTGATAGACGATGTGCATTTCATCGCGGGCAAGGAAGCGACGCAGGAGGAATTCTTCCACACGTTCAACGCGCTATTCGAACGGCACAAGCAGATCGTCCTGTCGAGCGATCGCAGTCCAAAGGAAATCCAGGGCATCGAGGAGCGGCTCATATCGCGTTTCGGATGGGGCCTTATTACCGACATTCAGGCGCCGGACATCGAAACGCGGATCGCCATCCTTCAGAGCAAGGCCGCCGAGGAAAGCGTCATCGTTCCGGCGGAAGTGCTCAAGTGCATCGCCATGCACATTTCGACCAACATCCGCGAACTGGAAGGCGCCCTCATCACCGTCGTCGCCTACAGCAAATTGACCGGGCGCCGCATTACCATCGAAATGGTCGAAGACGTGCTGGCCGATCTGATTGGAAAAGAAAAGATCAAGCCCATCACCATCGAGGCGGTTCAGCGCGCGGTTGCGGATCATTTCGATGTGCGCATCGCGGATTTATGCGGGCGCAACCGCCAGCGGATGGTGGCCTTTCCCCGTCAGGTGGCCATGTACCTGTGCAAAACGCTTATTCCCAGCCTGTCGTTGAACGAAGTGGGGGAGGCGTTCGGCGGCAAGGATCACACGACCGTCTTGTATGCCTGCCAGAAACTGGCAAAGGAAATCGAGAAGTCGCCGACAACCCGGCAGGTCGTTCAGCACCTTCAAAAAACCTTGCGGCCGTAA
- a CDS encoding GNAT family N-acetyltransferase, translated as MPDPEIEIRRGYVPGALGRVVELCGAYYHDHWGFDVFFEAKAAADLAEFLLRYDPARDGFWTAWVAGRLEGHISIDGRHAGDAGAHLRYFIVSDALRGHGAGNRLMRAAMDFCREAGHRRVFLWTFEGLHAARHLYEKHGFRLVEQRPGTQWGKEVNEQRLVVNFDGERNVTACG; from the coding sequence ATGCCTGATCCCGAAATCGAGATACGCCGGGGCTATGTGCCCGGCGCCCTTGGACGTGTCGTCGAACTCTGCGGCGCGTATTATCACGATCATTGGGGATTCGACGTGTTTTTCGAGGCCAAGGCGGCCGCGGACCTCGCGGAGTTTCTCCTGCGGTACGATCCGGCGCGGGACGGATTTTGGACCGCGTGGGTTGCCGGACGCCTCGAGGGCCATATCTCCATTGATGGGCGGCACGCCGGGGACGCGGGCGCCCATCTGCGTTATTTTATCGTGTCCGACGCGTTGCGCGGTCATGGGGCTGGAAACCGGCTCATGCGAGCCGCCATGGATTTCTGCCGCGAGGCGGGCCACCGGCGCGTCTTTCTGTGGACGTTTGAGGGATTGCACGCGGCCCGGCATCTGTATGAGAAACACGGGTTCCGCCTCGTTGAACAGCGGCCGGGCACTCAATGGGGAAAAGAAGTCAACGAACAACGGTTGGTGGTGAATTTCGACGGGGAGCGAAACGTTACCGCATGCGGGTAG